Proteins from a genomic interval of Caulobacter sp. SL161:
- a CDS encoding trypsin-like serine peptidase has translation MVSKQDIEAAIRADPVRAEEALLALQFGDQAPVTLEAAKPVAQHHGMSVEGVLALQLEKRQLLEAYALALAARGVACGPVLEPEAAPEDQRIQNPSALERIGKAACRIVRGDHISGSGCLIGPSLVLTAWHVIASGGPDTVDPVREKISVILADGFRYSVSDVQRYLSPCTSEEFASHFPANDAAFADRHDVALLKLRRPEGMRFKFLRVPDAPPPLRRRAGLFVLDFPDGHSRGWGMGHVTPINGIQARVQHDSDSAGGSSGAACLNTRYELIGIHQGRWPPARRLVPLARFHEPLVTQVRADIAPSFLWSLTDDLRGPLVIGRDLFFEGLAEASRPGARVRGLRVLRMNPSAGTTGLSFSATLLKTMLDRDRSRHVLIRIGFDQAQQDLLGAIRQKALDAGLQLPAEDVPFGMRAGDTTPEAAVGDQARRLALALDQAIQASGPDRLLWVFFENPAAGLIDSERMAFEAFVSAALKQPALRLVIAGFETISTPGGDEFSDAEAATAAGAPGLVIEYVGRFSRQEVRTLILRADEALGLALGDPGVDFILNAALAGIPSQNDYVDLAHSVEVAARLTERLVDWRNTQEAGR, from the coding sequence ATGGTCAGCAAACAGGACATCGAAGCCGCCATTCGGGCCGACCCGGTGCGCGCGGAAGAGGCGCTGCTGGCCCTCCAGTTTGGCGATCAGGCGCCCGTAACCCTGGAGGCCGCCAAGCCCGTGGCGCAACACCATGGCATGTCGGTCGAAGGGGTTCTGGCCTTGCAGCTCGAGAAGCGCCAACTGCTGGAGGCCTATGCGCTGGCGCTCGCCGCGCGCGGAGTCGCGTGCGGTCCGGTTCTGGAACCCGAAGCCGCGCCCGAGGATCAGCGGATCCAGAACCCCAGCGCCCTGGAGCGTATCGGCAAGGCGGCCTGCCGCATCGTGCGGGGCGACCACATCAGCGGGTCGGGCTGCCTGATCGGGCCCAGCCTCGTTCTCACCGCTTGGCATGTGATCGCGAGCGGAGGCCCCGACACGGTGGATCCCGTCCGCGAGAAGATCAGCGTGATCCTGGCGGACGGCTTCCGATACAGCGTCAGCGACGTGCAACGCTATTTGTCGCCCTGCACGTCCGAGGAGTTCGCCAGCCACTTTCCGGCCAATGACGCGGCGTTCGCCGACCGGCATGACGTCGCTCTGCTGAAGCTCCGCCGTCCCGAAGGCATGCGCTTCAAGTTTCTGCGCGTGCCGGACGCGCCGCCCCCTCTGCGCAGACGGGCCGGCCTGTTCGTGCTGGACTTCCCGGACGGTCACTCCAGAGGCTGGGGGATGGGCCATGTGACGCCCATCAACGGCATTCAGGCTCGCGTCCAGCACGACAGCGACAGCGCCGGCGGCTCCTCGGGCGCGGCCTGCCTCAACACCCGCTACGAACTGATCGGCATTCACCAGGGACGTTGGCCGCCCGCTCGCCGGCTGGTCCCGCTGGCCCGCTTTCACGAACCGCTCGTGACCCAGGTGCGGGCCGATATCGCGCCGAGCTTCCTGTGGTCGCTCACCGATGATCTGCGGGGCCCGTTGGTGATTGGCCGTGACCTCTTCTTCGAGGGCCTGGCGGAGGCTTCGCGCCCCGGCGCGAGGGTCCGGGGCCTGCGGGTGCTGCGTATGAACCCGTCGGCCGGCACGACGGGCCTGTCGTTCTCAGCGACGCTGCTGAAGACGATGCTGGACCGCGATCGGTCGCGACACGTCTTGATCCGCATCGGCTTCGATCAGGCTCAACAGGACCTTCTGGGCGCGATCCGCCAGAAGGCCCTCGACGCGGGCCTTCAACTCCCCGCCGAGGACGTCCCCTTCGGCATGCGCGCCGGCGACACCACGCCCGAGGCGGCGGTGGGCGATCAGGCCCGGAGACTGGCGCTGGCCCTGGACCAGGCGATCCAGGCCAGCGGCCCCGACCGGCTTTTGTGGGTCTTCTTCGAGAACCCGGCGGCGGGATTGATCGACAGCGAGCGGATGGCTTTCGAGGCCTTCGTCAGCGCGGCCCTGAAACAGCCCGCGCTGCGGTTGGTGATCGCGGGCTTCGAGACCATCAGCACACCCGGCGGCGACGAGTTCTCCGATGCGGAGGCCGCCACGGCCGCAGGCGCGCCGGGCCTGGTCATCGAGTATGTCGGCCGCTTCTCGCGACAGGAGGTCAGGACGCTGATCCTCCGCGCGGACGAGGCGCTGGGACTGGCGCTGGGCGATCCTGGGGTCGACTTCATTCTCAATGCGGCGCTGGCCGGCATCCCCTCGCAGAACGACTATGTCGACCTCGCCCACAGCGTCGAGGTCGCGGCCCGGCTGACGGAGCGCCTGGTCGATTGGCGTAACACGCAGGAGGCGGGTCGATGA
- a CDS encoding DUF1353 domain-containing protein, whose amino-acid sequence MPFVPLSPSSAGGEEALSPMMPLPLVVAVLDSEDEKEGRTCAIVAFGFRYIHPASGAQVDVPEGYVTDFASIPAPVRGLFPPFGRHAKAAVLHDWLYLIGEPGQRAFADRIFLDAMDDLRVSLVRRSIMHRAVRLAGGGAYAKEASTWARAFGNWRTGDRHTPPFTAESRYQAHWPVPPRPDFRP is encoded by the coding sequence ATGCCGTTCGTACCCCTCAGTCCGTCGTCCGCAGGAGGCGAAGAAGCCCTTTCGCCCATGATGCCGCTGCCGCTGGTGGTCGCTGTGCTGGACAGCGAGGACGAGAAGGAGGGGCGGACCTGCGCGATCGTGGCCTTTGGCTTTCGCTACATCCATCCCGCCTCGGGCGCGCAGGTCGATGTGCCGGAGGGCTATGTGACGGATTTCGCCTCGATCCCCGCCCCCGTGCGCGGCCTCTTCCCGCCGTTTGGCCGGCACGCCAAGGCCGCGGTGCTGCACGACTGGCTGTACCTGATCGGCGAGCCCGGACAGCGCGCCTTCGCCGACCGCATCTTCCTCGACGCGATGGATGATCTGCGGGTCAGCCTGGTTCGGCGCTCGATCATGCACCGGGCCGTTCGCCTGGCGGGCGGTGGGGCCTACGCCAAGGAGGCGTCGACCTGGGCGCGCGCGTTCGGAAACTGGCGCACGGGGGACCGGCACACGCCGCCGTTCACAGCGGAGAGCCGCTATCAGGCCCATTGGCCGGTTCCGCCACGCCCGGATTTCCGGCCCTAG
- a CDS encoding LytR/AlgR family response regulator transcription factor gives MWRLLLLTGLMMAFATLARAQDSPWQACRGAIGPDGPVLSDCRAIQGVVDPQGRELWIRSTIAAPKDDRPYAYYVAGVASSEVWLNGQSLGANGRPGATAGDEIPGRYQAVFPIRETTWRPGANVVVLRLSSFHGGLRFAGPMSAMAVLPSPYPQRATLLAVTFVATGALLAAAFGFGVIHALRRTGSSLALAAMAAVAALQAIVESLRPLFNYPYPLHAWRMSAIWALAAAFAVLLVGYVATRFMPRASRRMVGVALVAVTATAFAPGFDIKTVSALIVGVALAVLPALVGVRDRRPGARLTLAYLALFLTLALAFPEWLADLSYFLLAAGLVLPLLMVEVVRLGRDDRGREAALTQAVRRPDRLTVASARGVELVPLAEILSVVGADDYVELRLVGGRSLLHAARLDALTTQLPASFLRVHRSVIANLTHAQRLERDGDRWRLHLNEGPPLPVSRSRQPAVREALADPVPGETAAGGG, from the coding sequence ATGTGGCGACTCCTGCTTCTCACCGGCCTGATGATGGCTTTCGCAACCCTGGCCCGTGCGCAAGATTCGCCGTGGCAGGCCTGCCGGGGCGCCATCGGACCGGATGGACCCGTGCTGAGCGACTGCCGGGCGATCCAGGGCGTGGTCGATCCCCAGGGTCGGGAGCTGTGGATCCGTTCGACGATCGCCGCGCCCAAGGACGACCGGCCGTACGCCTACTATGTGGCGGGTGTCGCCTCTTCCGAGGTCTGGCTCAACGGCCAGAGCCTCGGGGCCAATGGCCGTCCTGGCGCGACCGCGGGGGACGAGATCCCCGGACGCTATCAGGCGGTGTTTCCGATCCGCGAGACGACCTGGCGCCCCGGCGCGAACGTCGTGGTTCTGCGCCTGTCGTCCTTCCACGGGGGGCTCAGGTTCGCCGGCCCCATGAGCGCCATGGCCGTCCTGCCCTCCCCCTATCCGCAGCGCGCCACGCTGCTGGCGGTCACCTTCGTGGCGACCGGCGCCCTGCTGGCGGCGGCGTTCGGGTTCGGCGTCATCCACGCCCTGCGCCGCACCGGCTCCAGCCTGGCCCTCGCCGCCATGGCCGCCGTCGCCGCCCTGCAGGCCATCGTCGAGAGCTTGCGGCCGCTGTTCAACTACCCCTATCCGCTGCACGCTTGGCGGATGAGCGCCATCTGGGCGCTGGCCGCCGCCTTCGCGGTGCTGCTGGTCGGCTATGTCGCCACCCGCTTCATGCCGCGGGCGAGCCGGCGGATGGTCGGCGTGGCCTTGGTCGCGGTTACAGCCACCGCCTTCGCGCCCGGCTTCGACATCAAGACGGTGTCGGCTCTGATCGTGGGCGTGGCGCTGGCCGTCTTGCCGGCGCTGGTCGGCGTGCGCGACAGGCGGCCGGGCGCGCGGCTGACCTTGGCCTATCTGGCGCTGTTCCTGACCCTGGCGCTCGCCTTCCCCGAATGGCTCGCCGATCTCTCCTATTTCCTGCTCGCCGCCGGGCTGGTTCTGCCGTTGCTGATGGTCGAGGTGGTTCGGCTGGGCCGTGACGACCGGGGCCGCGAAGCCGCCCTGACCCAGGCCGTCCGCCGCCCCGACCGTCTGACCGTGGCTTCGGCGCGCGGCGTCGAGCTTGTGCCCTTGGCCGAGATCCTGTCCGTGGTCGGGGCCGACGACTATGTCGAGCTGCGGCTGGTCGGAGGACGCAGCCTGCTGCACGCCGCCCGTCTGGACGCCCTGACGACCCAATTGCCGGCCAGCTTCCTGCGGGTGCACCGGTCGGTCATCGCCAATCTGACGCACGCGCAGCGGCTGGAACGGGACGGCGATCGCTGGCGACTGCATCTGAACGAGGGCCCGCCCCTGCCGGTCAGCCGCTCGCGCCAGCCCGCCGTGCGCGAAGCCCTGGCCGATCCTGTTCCTGGGGAGACGGCGGCCGGCGGCGGGTGA
- a CDS encoding alpha/beta hydrolase has translation MAKGAAKVLGVAMTYTSLHRRALLAAAGLAVPALALPTLAFAQTSAPTQAGPFRFKGFQGRDTDAERGFFEVPEDRRDPRSRKIRLSYVRFASTAAKPGPPIVYLAGGPGGLATRALAGPRFPIMMALREVADVIAFDQRGTGLSNHIPERPVSKGPPPAFTQAGLTAYFREDFQNAWADWTKAGVAMTGYNTEQNADDIDDLRRHLGADKVDLWGISYGTHLALSILKRHGDRVSRVALASLEGQDQTVKRPAAVDTLLRQVDGLLAADPAVRAAIPDLPALMRRVHAKLEAAPVAITATLNGAPVRLRIGGFAIQLMTGGLIANPQTLVMLPGLYLALDAGRTEVLMRFANEFANLLGIAGMPEAMDLASGISPRRLAQVRREAKTAVLGEALNFPMPQLLGVVPGVDLGEDFRAPLRIDHPALLLAGTLDGRTPMSEQDEVAAQFRRKSRVIVENAGHNVFEAHPEVQDLLVRFFRGEAVSDTRLSLPPPRFSLA, from the coding sequence GTGGCGAAGGGCGCGGCCAAGGTCTTGGGTGTCGCCATGACCTACACATCGCTTCATCGCCGCGCCCTGCTCGCCGCCGCCGGTCTCGCCGTTCCGGCCCTGGCCCTTCCGACCCTGGCGTTCGCTCAGACCTCCGCGCCGACGCAGGCCGGTCCCTTCCGCTTCAAGGGTTTCCAGGGCCGCGACACCGACGCCGAGCGCGGCTTCTTCGAGGTCCCCGAGGACCGCCGCGATCCCAGGTCGCGGAAGATCCGGCTCAGCTATGTGCGGTTCGCCTCGACGGCGGCCAAGCCGGGACCGCCGATCGTCTATCTGGCCGGAGGGCCGGGCGGCCTGGCCACACGCGCGCTGGCCGGACCGCGTTTTCCGATCATGATGGCCCTGCGCGAGGTGGCCGATGTCATCGCCTTCGACCAGCGGGGCACGGGCCTGTCCAACCACATTCCCGAGCGGCCTGTCTCGAAGGGGCCGCCGCCGGCGTTCACCCAGGCGGGACTGACCGCCTATTTCCGCGAGGACTTCCAGAACGCCTGGGCCGACTGGACCAAGGCGGGCGTCGCCATGACCGGCTACAACACCGAACAGAACGCCGACGACATCGACGATCTTCGACGCCACCTGGGCGCGGACAAGGTCGATCTCTGGGGCATCAGCTATGGCACGCACCTGGCGCTGAGCATACTCAAGCGACACGGCGACCGGGTGAGCCGCGTGGCCCTGGCCAGCCTTGAGGGACAGGACCAGACGGTCAAGCGCCCGGCGGCGGTCGACACCCTGCTGCGCCAGGTGGATGGCCTTCTGGCGGCCGATCCCGCCGTCCGCGCGGCGATCCCTGACCTGCCCGCCCTCATGCGCCGGGTGCACGCCAAGCTGGAAGCCGCGCCCGTGGCGATCACCGCCACCCTGAACGGCGCGCCCGTGAGATTGCGGATCGGGGGCTTCGCCATCCAGCTGATGACGGGCGGCCTGATCGCCAATCCCCAGACCCTGGTCATGCTGCCAGGGCTGTATCTGGCGCTCGACGCCGGCAGGACCGAGGTGCTGATGCGGTTCGCGAATGAGTTCGCCAACCTGCTGGGGATCGCCGGCATGCCCGAAGCCATGGATCTGGCGTCGGGAATCTCGCCGCGCCGCTTGGCCCAGGTGCGGCGCGAGGCCAAAACCGCTGTGCTGGGCGAGGCGCTCAACTTCCCGATGCCGCAGTTGCTGGGCGTGGTCCCGGGCGTCGACCTGGGCGAGGATTTCCGCGCGCCGCTGCGCATCGACCATCCGGCCCTGCTGCTGGCCGGCACGCTGGACGGCCGCACGCCGATGTCGGAGCAGGACGAGGTGGCGGCGCAGTTCCGCCGCAAGTCCCGGGTGATCGTCGAGAACGCCGGCCACAACGTCTTTGAGGCCCACCCCGAGGTCCAGGACCTGCTGGTTCGCTTCTTCCGTGGCGAGGCCGTTTCCGACACCCGCCTCAGCCTGCCGCCGCCGCGGTTCAGCCTAGCGTAG
- a CDS encoding calcium-binding protein, which yields MSAPGAWDATAMAVFVGSIYYGEDTNDTITGTTGNDTLYGGGGDDTIVAGEGDDYLVGDAGADNVDGGPGDDLISEGRAYVYSDGAVDIMKGGAGADTFRLQIGPPGRGGDLSAIDRIVDFSSAEGDVLDLQRDSFNGKFAWVGAVTNAGFTFQVGQSLGAGPGASYLGIYTWSSGSKTYLIVDTNGDGRLDSKDFALSFENAALLSITDLFQRGDIFQVGSDQADTWSGTKLADYYYGQGGTAGSNRSDVGLLGPRIEVAEGHVFDHPATQRVDRFFGHHSSPVLRRTWPTHVPLQTGGSRCSPAPNKCPSRASGLVPSRMCLAPAS from the coding sequence ATGTCAGCCCCGGGCGCGTGGGATGCGACGGCAATGGCGGTCTTTGTTGGCAGCATCTACTACGGCGAGGACACCAACGACACGATCACGGGGACGACGGGGAACGATACGCTTTATGGCGGCGGGGGTGACGACACCATCGTCGCGGGCGAGGGCGATGACTATCTGGTCGGCGACGCAGGGGCCGACAATGTCGACGGCGGGCCCGGCGACGACCTGATCAGCGAGGGCCGCGCCTATGTCTACAGCGACGGCGCTGTCGACATCATGAAGGGCGGCGCGGGCGCCGACACCTTCCGGCTCCAGATCGGGCCGCCGGGCCGGGGTGGCGATCTCAGCGCCATCGATCGCATCGTCGACTTCTCGTCAGCCGAAGGCGACGTGCTGGATCTCCAGAGGGACAGCTTCAACGGGAAATTCGCCTGGGTCGGCGCCGTGACGAACGCGGGCTTCACCTTTCAGGTCGGCCAATCCCTCGGCGCCGGCCCGGGCGCGAGCTATCTGGGCATCTACACCTGGTCCAGCGGTTCCAAGACTTACCTGATCGTGGACACCAATGGCGACGGCAGGCTGGACAGCAAGGACTTCGCGCTGTCGTTCGAAAACGCGGCGCTGCTTTCGATCACGGACCTCTTCCAACGCGGCGACATCTTCCAGGTGGGTTCGGATCAGGCCGACACCTGGAGCGGCACGAAGCTGGCCGACTACTATTACGGCCAGGGCGGCACTGCAGGATCGAACCGCTCGGATGTAGGTCTCCTGGGTCCGCGGATCGAAGTTGCGGAGGGTCATGTCTTCGACCATCCTGCGACGCAACGGGTGGATCGCTTCTTCGGGCATCACTCGTCTCCTGTCTTGAGGAGGACGTGGCCGACCCACGTTCCTCTTCAGACAGGAGGATCCCGATGTTCCCCAGCGCCGAACAAATGCCCCTCCCGCGCGAGCGGGTTAGTACCATCGCGCATGTGTCTGGCGCCGGCATCGTGA
- the aceB gene encoding malate synthase A translates to MPLDIAANIQVTAPVEGRAAEVLTPEALAFVADLHRRFDARRRQLLEARQARQARFDAGELPDFLDETASIRSADWTIAAIPSDLLDRRVEITGPVDRKMIINALNCGAKVFMADFEDATAPTWANVVEGQINLKDRWQGELTHVDAKSGKAYAMGPTPAVLKIRPRGWHLMERHLEVDGQAVAGALFDFGLYAFHNAKAAIAKGSGPYFYLPKLESHLEARLWNDVFVHAQEMLGLPVGTIKATVLIETIPAAFEMDEILYELKDHIVGLNCGRWDYIFSFIKRLGRREAFLTPDRSAMVMGKAFLGAYSLKLIQTCHRRGAFAMGGMAAQIPVKGDEAANDAAFAKVRADKEREAGAGHDGTWVAHPDLVPVAMEVFNRLMPTPNQLDRKLDDLSITQAQMLELHEGSRTEAGVRENIRVGVRYTQAWIEGRGAVPLYNLMEDAATAEICRTQLWQWVRLGAALDDGRVLSSELFVSLFSQEMSDLRREFASPRLEEAAHIFTRMVLSDDLEEFLTIPAYELL, encoded by the coding sequence ATGCCGCTCGACATCGCCGCCAACATCCAGGTCACCGCTCCCGTTGAAGGCCGAGCTGCGGAAGTCCTCACGCCCGAAGCCCTGGCTTTCGTGGCCGACCTGCACCGTCGTTTCGACGCGCGTCGCCGCCAGTTGCTGGAAGCCCGTCAGGCGCGCCAGGCTCGCTTTGACGCCGGCGAACTGCCCGACTTCCTGGACGAGACCGCATCGATCCGCAGCGCCGACTGGACGATCGCAGCCATTCCCAGCGACCTGCTCGATCGCCGGGTCGAAATCACCGGGCCGGTCGACCGCAAGATGATCATCAACGCCTTGAACTGCGGGGCCAAGGTGTTCATGGCCGACTTCGAGGACGCCACGGCCCCGACCTGGGCCAACGTCGTCGAAGGCCAGATCAATCTGAAAGACCGCTGGCAAGGCGAGCTGACCCACGTCGACGCGAAGTCGGGCAAGGCCTACGCCATGGGGCCGACCCCCGCCGTGCTGAAGATCCGCCCGCGCGGCTGGCACCTGATGGAGCGCCACCTGGAGGTCGATGGCCAGGCCGTGGCCGGGGCCCTGTTCGACTTTGGCCTCTACGCGTTCCACAACGCCAAGGCCGCCATCGCCAAAGGCTCAGGGCCCTACTTCTATCTGCCCAAGCTCGAGAGCCATCTCGAGGCGCGGCTATGGAATGACGTGTTCGTCCACGCCCAGGAGATGCTGGGCCTACCGGTCGGCACGATCAAGGCCACGGTGCTGATCGAGACCATCCCCGCCGCCTTCGAGATGGACGAGATCCTCTACGAACTGAAGGACCACATCGTGGGCCTGAACTGCGGCCGCTGGGACTACATCTTCTCGTTCATCAAGCGCCTGGGCCGTCGCGAAGCGTTCCTGACGCCGGACCGCTCGGCCATGGTGATGGGCAAGGCCTTCCTGGGCGCCTATTCGCTGAAGCTGATCCAGACCTGTCACCGCCGCGGCGCGTTCGCCATGGGCGGCATGGCGGCCCAGATCCCGGTCAAGGGCGACGAGGCCGCCAACGACGCGGCCTTCGCCAAGGTCCGGGCGGACAAGGAGCGGGAAGCCGGGGCCGGCCACGATGGCACCTGGGTGGCGCACCCCGACCTCGTTCCGGTGGCCATGGAGGTGTTCAACCGCCTGATGCCGACGCCGAACCAGCTCGACCGCAAGCTCGACGATCTCTCGATCACCCAGGCCCAGATGCTGGAGTTGCACGAGGGTTCGCGCACCGAGGCCGGCGTCCGCGAAAACATTCGGGTGGGCGTCCGCTACACCCAGGCCTGGATCGAAGGTCGCGGCGCGGTGCCGCTCTACAACCTCATGGAGGACGCGGCGACCGCAGAGATTTGCCGCACCCAGCTCTGGCAGTGGGTCCGCCTCGGCGCCGCACTCGACGACGGCCGCGTGCTGAGCTCAGAACTGTTCGTCAGCCTGTTCAGCCAGGAGATGAGCGACCTGCGCCGCGAGTTCGCCTCCCCTCGCCTGGAGGAAGCCGCGCACATCTTCACCAGGATGGTGCTCTCGGACGATCTGGAGGAGTTCCTGACGATTCCTGCGTACGAGTTGCTCTAA
- a CDS encoding isocitrate lyase, translating to MTQRKTYAEHRDALLARYPQGVTPGGVDVDDIIQLKLQNTFNTHLDIARAMAPVMRADMAEYDRDSSKFTQSLGCWSGFHAQQMIKAVKRLRGTTKGAYVYLSGWMVAGLRNRFGHLPDQSMHEKTSVVDLIEEIYVSLRQADEVAINDLFKTLKTAREAGDQIAEQAAIKAIDNFETHVVPIIADIDAGFGNEHATYLLAKEMIKAGACCLQIENQVSDAKQCGHQDGKVTVPREDFIEKLRACRLAFEELGVDDGVIVARTDSLGAGLTQKIPVSQGEGDLAADYIKWLKTEPITPENPLRDGELAIMKDGAFVKPVRMPNGLFAFQDGTGRQRVIEDCIANLTQGGADLLWIETDTPNVDEIASMVAEVRKVVPNAKLTYNNSPSFNWTLNLRKQVRDQWIAEGKIHKDSYPDGNALMSAEYDKSDLGREADERLARFQVDIAARAGVFHNLITLPTFHLTAKSVDELSRGYFGEDRMQAYVNTVQREEIRRGVSAVKHQHEVGSDLGDTFKEMVAGERALKAGGHANTMNQFAAE from the coding sequence ATGACGCAGCGCAAGACCTATGCCGAACACCGCGACGCCCTGCTGGCGCGCTACCCGCAAGGCGTCACCCCTGGCGGGGTCGATGTCGACGACATCATCCAGCTGAAGCTGCAAAACACCTTCAACACCCACCTGGATATCGCCCGCGCCATGGCCCCGGTGATGCGCGCCGACATGGCCGAGTACGATCGCGACAGCTCCAAGTTCACCCAGTCGCTGGGCTGCTGGTCGGGCTTCCACGCCCAGCAGATGATCAAGGCGGTCAAGCGCCTGCGCGGCACCACCAAGGGCGCCTACGTCTATCTTTCGGGCTGGATGGTCGCGGGCCTCCGCAACCGCTTCGGCCATCTGCCCGACCAGTCGATGCACGAGAAGACCTCGGTCGTCGACCTGATCGAAGAGATCTACGTCTCGCTGCGCCAGGCCGACGAAGTGGCGATCAACGACCTGTTCAAGACCTTGAAGACCGCCCGCGAGGCCGGCGACCAGATCGCTGAGCAGGCCGCGATCAAGGCGATCGACAACTTTGAAACCCACGTCGTGCCGATCATCGCCGACATCGACGCCGGCTTCGGCAACGAGCACGCCACGTACTTGCTGGCCAAGGAGATGATCAAGGCCGGCGCCTGCTGCCTGCAGATCGAAAACCAGGTCAGCGACGCCAAGCAGTGCGGCCACCAAGACGGCAAGGTCACCGTGCCGCGCGAGGACTTCATCGAAAAGCTGCGCGCTTGCCGCCTGGCCTTCGAGGAGCTCGGCGTGGACGACGGCGTCATCGTCGCCCGCACCGACAGCCTGGGCGCGGGCCTGACCCAGAAGATCCCGGTCAGCCAGGGCGAAGGCGATCTCGCCGCCGACTACATCAAGTGGCTGAAGACTGAGCCCATCACGCCCGAGAACCCGCTGCGCGATGGCGAGCTGGCGATCATGAAGGACGGCGCCTTCGTCAAGCCCGTGCGCATGCCCAACGGCCTGTTCGCGTTCCAGGACGGCACCGGCCGCCAGCGCGTCATCGAGGACTGCATCGCCAACCTGACCCAGGGCGGCGCCGACCTGCTGTGGATCGAAACCGACACCCCCAATGTCGACGAGATCGCTTCGATGGTGGCCGAGGTCCGCAAGGTCGTGCCGAACGCCAAGCTGACCTACAACAACTCGCCGTCGTTCAACTGGACGCTCAATCTGCGCAAGCAAGTGCGTGACCAGTGGATCGCCGAGGGCAAGATCCATAAGGACAGCTACCCGGACGGCAATGCGCTGATGTCCGCCGAGTACGACAAGAGCGACCTGGGCCGCGAGGCCGATGAGCGCCTGGCCCGCTTCCAGGTCGACATCGCCGCCCGCGCCGGGGTGTTCCACAACCTGATCACCCTGCCGACCTTCCACCTGACCGCCAAGAGCGTGGACGAGCTGTCGCGCGGCTACTTCGGCGAAGATCGCATGCAGGCCTACGTCAACACGGTGCAGCGCGAGGAAATCCGCCGCGGCGTGTCAGCCGTGAAACACCAGCACGAGGTCGGCTCGGATCTCGGCGACACCTTCAAGGAGATGGTCGCCGGCGAGCGCGCCCTGAAGGCCGGCGGCCACGCCAACACCATGAACCAGTTCGCCGCCGAATAG
- a CDS encoding helix-turn-helix domain-containing protein: MATLDKKQNDKKLFLGGRLKRLRRDLGVTQARMAEELGVSASYLNLLERNQRPVTAQILLRLADAYDLDLRSLSADDPGGGAGLEEVLADRMFADLAVSRHEAAEVAELSPGIAEAMSRLYRAYLDRGRLIDLGAFERPDGAGPVSDLSSPTDWVRDLVGAQRNHFVELEALAESIVRQLKADPQDLGPAVRERLQSRFGVQTRIMPLEVMTGSLRRYDHHRKRLMLSETLAHASRTFGMCYQLGLMEGGEVLTELTDRFKAPDRATRQLLKVFLDGYLAAAIMMPYEPFLAAMESSGYDIERVRSRFGISYEQAAQRLTTLGRAGSRGVPFFMMRLDAAGNISKRFAAGPFPFSRFGGACPRWNVHDSFKTPGRIVTQVIETPDGERYFTLSRTVRRTSGLQAGLEDELVVGLGCELKYAGKLVHARGLDMANPIAVEIGPSCRICERPACPQRAAAPINRTLMVEETSKALSPFPFVR; encoded by the coding sequence ATGGCGACGCTCGACAAGAAGCAGAACGACAAGAAGCTGTTCCTGGGCGGACGGCTGAAACGGCTGCGGCGCGACTTAGGCGTGACGCAGGCGCGTATGGCCGAGGAGCTGGGCGTCTCCGCCAGCTATCTGAACCTGCTCGAGCGCAATCAGCGACCGGTGACGGCGCAGATCTTACTGCGCCTGGCCGACGCCTACGATCTCGACCTGCGGAGCCTGTCAGCCGACGATCCCGGCGGCGGCGCCGGGCTGGAGGAGGTCTTGGCGGACCGGATGTTCGCGGACCTGGCCGTGTCCCGGCACGAGGCGGCCGAGGTCGCCGAACTGTCGCCCGGGATCGCCGAGGCGATGTCCCGACTCTATCGCGCCTATCTGGATCGCGGCCGCCTGATCGATCTTGGCGCGTTCGAACGTCCGGACGGAGCAGGGCCGGTCTCGGATCTGTCGTCGCCGACCGACTGGGTGCGCGATCTGGTCGGCGCGCAGCGCAACCACTTCGTCGAGCTGGAGGCCCTGGCCGAGTCGATCGTCCGGCAGTTGAAGGCCGACCCGCAGGACTTGGGTCCGGCGGTGCGCGAGCGTCTGCAGAGCCGGTTCGGGGTCCAGACCCGGATCATGCCCCTGGAGGTCATGACCGGTTCGTTGCGTCGCTACGACCACCACCGCAAGCGGCTGATGCTTTCGGAGACCCTGGCTCACGCCAGCCGGACCTTCGGCATGTGCTACCAGTTGGGCCTCATGGAGGGTGGGGAGGTCCTGACCGAGCTGACCGACCGCTTCAAGGCGCCCGATCGCGCCACGCGCCAGCTGCTCAAGGTGTTTCTGGACGGCTATCTCGCCGCCGCGATCATGATGCCCTACGAGCCGTTCCTGGCCGCTATGGAGAGCAGCGGCTACGACATTGAGCGCGTCCGGTCGCGCTTTGGGATCAGTTACGAGCAGGCGGCCCAGCGGTTGACCACTCTGGGGCGCGCGGGTTCGCGCGGCGTGCCGTTCTTCATGATGCGGCTGGACGCGGCGGGAAACATCTCCAAACGCTTCGCCGCCGGTCCCTTCCCGTTCTCGCGCTTCGGCGGCGCCTGTCCGCGCTGGAACGTCCACGACAGCTTCAAGACCCCCGGCCGGATCGTCACCCAGGTGATCGAGACGCCTGACGGCGAGCGCTATTTCACCCTGTCGCGTACGGTACGGCGGACCTCGGGCCTGCAGGCCGGGCTCGAGGACGAGCTCGTGGTCGGTCTCGGTTGCGAGTTGAAATACGCCGGCAAGCTCGTGCATGCGCGGGGCCTCGACATGGCCAATCCCATCGCCGTGGAGATCGGGCCCTCTTGC